A segment of the candidate division WOR-3 bacterium genome:
AAATGCACGAAATGATATATTTATGATTATGATTGTGATGGTTGTTTGTTGTCTGGTAATTCAGCAGAATTTATATTTACGAGATTTCTACAAGAGCGAAGCCGATACATACTCCCTAAAAATTGACGCCAAAATCCTTTCCGGAGAACTGTACACAAGGGAAGCCTACATAAAACATCCGGTCATACCGGGAATAGGAAACACATATAACAGTCTTATGGCCTATTACGACCTTGTGGGAGATGAAGGCGAATACGACATCAAATACTGCATGATAGAAAACACATATCATTATCTGTCTTATACAGCGGTGGATGCCGCTTATTACGGAGAAGACGGCTTGCCGGTTAAAATGCTGTCGACTCTCATTCAAAATATCTCTGCGGATGAAAGCGAACAACTTGCAGAAAAAGTGTTTTATTATGAAAACGGTTTATTTCAGAGCTATTACAGTGAAGCAGACGGCGAACCTATATCAGAAGAGAATCCGGACTCATCAGCCGCCGAATATTACAAAAAAGCATTACAGCTCAGAACTTTTTTTGAGGATTTTTCCGTTCCTGTCCCCACTATACTTTGGGACTATCTGCAGTGATTGAACTTTAATCTGTTTTATTTCCATAAATAGTTTAAGTAATATCAGGGAAGGGACGGGGGTTGACTTTACAATTTACCCATGAATAAAATATGTGATGCGCAAACCGAGATTAACGTATCAGGGAGCTCTTCACTACGTCATTTCTAAGAGTATAGAAAACAAAAGAATATTTCCCGACGATTTTTGTGTTTTGAAATTTCTTAACATTCTGGAACAAAGAGCTTCGACGCTGAAAATTGACGTTTTCGCTTTTTACGTCAGCGACGTCAGTTTTCACTTACTTCTGAGGAACACATCAGGAAAATTGTCGGATTTCATGAGACAGCTTAACAGCCTTTATGCATCGTACTTCAGAAAAAAGACAAAGTCCAGAGGTTATCTTTTTCAGGACAGATTCGAATCATTTCTCATTCAGGACAGAAAATATTTAAAAAAGACATTGGCTTTTTTTCTGAACATCCCGGTCAAAGAAAAAAAAACTGTGGACGCATTTTCATACAGGTGGTCGAGCGTAAATTTCTATTTCAACAAGAAACAGGGATTCTTGGACACAGGTTTTATAGAAAATTTATTTGAGACTGCAGAAGATTTCAGGATTTTCGTCAGGAAGAATATCGACGAAAAGCTACAACGGTTTTTTTTACATCAAGGTAAAATTATAGGAGACGGAAATTTTAATTTTCGGGATGGATTCTTTAAAAAAGATGAAAGCGCTGTTTTTCGAGGAAAGGATGAAATAATAAGTGAAACTGAAAGGAAATACGGCGTCAACCTGAGCCATGTTGATTTTAAAAGCAGGAAAATGAAAAGGATAAGATCTGAATTGCTGCTGTTGCTCAAAGACGAATGCGGCATGAGATACAGCGAGATAAACGAAATGCAGTTTTTCAAAAATCTCAAATTGAATTCGATGGGACAACTTTACAAACGGGCAAAGGACAGACAGAGTTGAGAATACTCGTAATAAATCTCGCCGCAATAGGCGATGTGGTCCTGTCAAGCGTCGTGGCAAAAGAACTGAAAAAGAAATTTCCTGGATCCACAGTGGATTATTTAGTCCAGCCGCTGTGCGCGACGGTTATTGAATTGTCGCCATTTGTAAATGGAGTTCATGTCTACGACAAAAAAAACAGGGACAAAGGAATTTTAAGATATTGTAAACTTGTAAAATCATTGAGAAAAATAAATTATGATATGAGCGTGTCCGTGAATTTTGCCGCGAGAGGGGCCATTCTGGCGTTTTTTATTCACGCAAAGCTCAGACTCGGATACTGCCGAAAAGTCAACGGCCTGTTTTTCACTCACAGAGCATCAGGAGACAGAAAAGAAATTAAAAAAGAAGGCCTCAACCAGCTCGAAATCCTCAAACCTCTGGGCATTATCACTAAAAACACCTATCCCTACCTCAGGGCGAAAGAAAGCGATTTAAAAACAATAAGAAAATTACTAGGGGAAAAAGAAAATAGAAAAAGGCTCGTGTTTTGTCCGGCCAGTTCGAAAAATTTCAAAAATCTTCCGATTGAGCTGAGCGCTGAAGTGATTGAAAAGCTTTCTTCCGAATTTGATATCTTCGCCGTCGGAAGTGAAGCCGAAATATGCTATCTTGAGAATTTAACTTCATCTGTAAAAGGGAAGGTCATGATATTTCCGGGAACTCTGACACTCGGCGAACTCGCGGCGCTTATTTCTTTTTCCGACGTCCTTTTGAGCATTGACACTGGACCTCTTCACATGGCGCAGGCTCTGAATGTGCCAACAACGGCGTTATTCGGCCCCACTGATCCCAGGGTCTGGGGTCCTCACGGAGAAAGAAACGAAGTAATCACTGCGGAGCTTGAATGTTCTCCGTGCAGTTTTAACAGGGAGTGTTCGGAAAACAAGTGCATGAGATATCTTGACGTCATGAAAATCTGCAGGAGCGTATTAAAAATGGCTGAAAAATCATGAATTATTTTAACTGCAAATTCTTAAAAGTTTTGAAGATTGACATTTTGCGATATAATATGCGGTATGGTGACAATGAAAGAACTTTTTGAGTTTTTGGATGAAAAAAAAGCGGTGTATAAAAAGGTTTCTCACGCATCGACTGCTAATTCTGAAGAGTCAGCGACGGCGAGAGGAGAGGACATCTCAATAGGCGGGAAAGCTATTGTCATGAAAATTGAAAATGAATTTTACGTTTTTATTTTGAGCGCAGCGAAAAAAATTGATTCTTCTTCCCTGAGACACCGTTTTAAAGCCAAAAGAATAAGATTCGCGACCAGAGAAGAGCTTTTAGAAATTACTGGATTGGAGCCGAACTGCGTTCCGCCTTTCGGCAGACCTCTTATAGATCTCGATCTTTTCGTTGACGAATCGGTGTTTAAGAACAAAAAAATTGCTTTTAACGCCGCTTCCCGAACGGATTCCGTTATAATGGACATAGAGCAGTACAAGACACTTATCGAACCGGAAGTTTTTTCTTTTTCAAAAGATTAAGATTTCTATTTATTGAAAAGGAGGAATGTTGGCAAAAATTTATCAGGTTAAATATGAAAGCCAGGCCGACCACAGGGCGTTAAAAGTCGATTACGAATCACAAGCCGACATCTTGGTATATTTGAGCGATACGGAAAGCGTCGCAGAAGGTGATTTTCTTTGGTTTTACGTCGATGACGAAAGTCTGGCGACGAGCAAACTTATGTGGACTGAAAGTGAGAGTGTCGCTGATATCAAAATTATGTTCGTTCCATACGAAAGCCAGGCCGGTTGGGTCACGGATCATCCATTGAAAGGCAAACTTTAGAAAATAAATCCGTTCAGTGCCTTTCTGTTCTTTTTACAAGAAAGTATGTCAACACGGCCAGGACAGCCATAATTATAAGAAAAACAGGATAGGAAATATACCATTTATCTCTGCCGATAAGCTCTGTAAGCTCTGACATTCCGCCGACTCCGGCGAAAAAACTGGGAATCATAATCGCGAGAACGACTGCATTGAGATTTTTCATGAGAACATTCAAGTTGTTTGAGACGATTGAAGCGTTGGCTCCAAGAAGCCCGGTGAGGATGTTTGAGTAAATTTCAGTCTGTTTCAGGCACTGATTGTTTTCAATAATGAGGTCGTCGAGATATTCGAGATTTTCTTCGGAAAAAGACATTTTTTTCGAATATATACGCAATTTGTCGAGAACCGTCGAATTGGAATTGATCGCGTTGAGATAATAAACGAGGCCTTTTTCAAGGGTGAAAAGATTTATGAGGTATTTGTTTTCCATTGATCTGTTAACCTTGTTTTCGAGCTCATTGGTAATCATGTTTATTATTCTGAGATGCTCAAGAAAATGAGTTATGCAGATTTCGAATATTTTAAGTACAGCGTCCTGAACTGAGTGAATGTTCTTGAATTGTTTGGATTCGAGAAAAGCCATATCATCAGCCGAAACTATAATCAGAAAATCTTTAAAAATGAAAATACCCGCTGAAGTGACTTTGAAAAAATAATTGTCATCACTTGAATAATTTTTAGGTCTTTTATAGATTATTGCGCAGTGATCTTCTTCAATTTCAAGACGCGCAAGTTCGTCCGGGTCCATTATGGAGAAAAGAGTGTGTTCGTCGAGTTTATATTTTTCTATTAGCTCGTGTTTCTCGGCTTCCGTTGGACAAGTGTAAAGACAAATCTGAGGAAGCAGGGCGCTTTGTGGATTTTGAATGTATTTAACAATTTTTCCTTCTGAGAATGAATAATTATGCACCATGCCGACCTCCGGATTGATTGTTTTCGGGCGGATTATAACCGCAGGATTATATCATTTTACCGATTTTTTAAGATAACGAAATATACTTGACAAAAAATTGTCAGGTGTTAAACATACTGAATTATTCTCATAATTATGAAAACGGGAGGAATAAAATGGATTTTGCAGGGTCTGTCTTCTGGTGTCTGCTTCTTTTGGCCGTTTTGGCTGTTTTGGCAGTGCCTGCGACGAGAACTGAATTCGTCAATCTTACACAAACCTATCCATATCCAATGGGAATGCTGAAATTCGCAATTCTGGGGACTATGGGCGAATTGGTTGGCTGGAAAATAGTCGCCGGAAAATGGAGAATTAGGAACATAAGAATCTGGCAGAGAATTCTGGTTTGGGCGTTTTTGGGTTTTGTATTCGCGGCTGTTTTTCCTCTGTTTTCATACGGCGTAGACGGCTTGATCGGAATCGGACTTCTCGCAGGAAAAAACTCTGTTTTGGCTCAGGCGTTTTGGAAATCGTTTTTCATGCAGGCGATATTTGCTTTTCCATTTATGATTTTTCACCGTATAACAGATACTTTAATAGACAGCGGTGAACTATTCAGGAAATGGAAATTGATAGAAGTCTACAAAAACATAGATTGGGACAACATGTTCAGAATTGTCGGCGCAGCAATAATCTGGTTTTGGCTGCCGGTTCACACTGTAAATTTTCTCCTGCCCCCGGAATACAGGCTGATAACGGCGGCTTTACTTGCAATAGTATTGGGGATGATACTCGGAATAGCCAAGAGAATTTCAATTAAAAAATTTAACAAATAAAAGAAGGATCAGTGGCGGGTATAATTTTTTTTAACACCGAGAATATGGATAAAACGAGAAATTTCTACATTGAAATCATGGGAATGAAAGTCTGGCTTGAGCAGAAAGACTGTATAATTTTGAGACACGACAACATGCTTATCGGGTTCTGTAAGGGTACAAGACCTTTCAGAGAATCTTTGATAACATTTTTTTATACCGAAAAAAAAGAAATAGACGAAATTTATGAAAAACTCAAAAACAGTGCCATCAGTGGACTAGTTTTCAATAAAGATTACAATATATACCATTTTTACGCGAAAGATCCTGAAGAAAGAGACATAGAGATTCAGTATTTCTGCCACTTTATTGACACTGAGTTTTTCAAATCTCAGTTCTGATCGGATTTTTTTTCGAAAACGAGTCTTATGGCTTTGAGAAGCTGTTCTCTTTTATATGGTTTTTGAACGAGAGAGAGTCCTTCGTGGAGAACAAAATCGGTGTGAATGGCATTAGGTGTGTAACCGCTCGAGAAAATTGTTTTTATATGCGGATGGTTGTCCCTGATAAAGTTGTAAACTTCTTTTCCGCCCATATTGGGCATCACTACATCGAGAAGAGCAAGGTCGATTCTCGGCCAGTTTTCCTTTATGTTAGAAATCGCCTGGGCGCCGTCTTCGACCGCGTAAACCGTGTATCCTGCAGATTCGAGCATTCTTTTCAGCATTATTCTGAGAGTTTCGTCGTCTTCGGCTATGAGTATTCTTTCGTTTCCTCCTCCTATCGGGCCGTCGAGAATTCGCTCCACTTCCGAAGCTTTTTGTTCCACTATGGGAAAATACATTTTAAAATTTGTCCCTTTTCCTAATTCACTGTAAAGATTTATCATCGCGTTGTGCTGTTTTATAATTCCGTAAACAGTTGAAAGGCCCAGGCCTGTTCCTTTTCCGGGCTCCTTTGTCGTGAAAAAAGGATCGAAAGCGTGTCTTGATGTTTCCTCGTTCATTCCGATTCCCGAATCGGAAACGCTCAGAAGAACATATTTGCCCTGACAAGCCCACGGGTGAGTTCTGCAGTAATCGTCGTCAAAATACACATTTTCTGTTTCAATCAGAATTTCTCCACCGGAAGGCATCGCGTCTCTCGAATTTATGCAGAGATTCAGAAGGACCTGGTCTATCTGGACAGGGTCCGCCCAAATTGATCCGAGTTTATGACCGGGAATGAATTCGAGCCTGTTGTTCTCTCCTATGATTCTTCTTATCATGATCAAGAGGTCTCTTATCTTTTCGTTCAAATCGAGTGAAACAGGTTTTAGGACCTGTCTTCTGCCGAAAGCGAGAAGACGGGATGTGAGTTCGATGGCTTTGGCAGAAGCGTTTTGAATTTCTATAAGTTCTTTGGAGCAGTCGCGTGACTTCGCCTGCATTTCTGAAGCGAATTCGGCGTAACCGAGTATCGCCTGAAGAATGTTGTTGAAATCATGAGCCACTCCGCCTGCTAACTTACCTACTGCTTCAATCTTCTGTGCTTGCAACAGCTGTTCTTCCAGGCGTTTTTGTTCGTTGATATCGATTGAAATCCCAACCATATGATTCGGGTTGTCTCTTGGAATTTTTCCGCAGTTTAAAACCCACTTCCAGTTTCCAGACGCACATTTCAGCCTGAAATCAGAACGAAAATATTTTTCAGGGTTTGATCTTTGTTTTTCCAGCAGGTCGATGACTCTTTCTTTGTCTTCAGGGTGAATTATGCCGAGAAGAAACTTTATGTCGGTTTTAACTGAATTTTTTTCGTACCCCAGCATTTGAGCCCATCTTTCAGTCACTTCGAGTCTTCCGGTTTGAAATGACCAGTCCCAGAGTCCAATTTCTGCGGCGTCGACGGCGAGGCTCATTTTTTCCTCGCTTACGTGAAGTTCTTCAAGAGTTTGTTTCTGAACGAGAAAAGAAGATATTCTTGATGCTATGTCCTTGAGCATGGCTTTTTCCTCTTCGAGAAAAGGGTCTTGGTTGTCAAGACCAATACTTTCATCATAGAAAACACTCACTGTTCCGGCCGTGGTTTCTTTTATTTTTATCTCGGCAGAATACGAATGAACGAAATCGTTAAAAGGTTTTGAAGAGTAGCTTTTTCCGGAAAGTTTGATCTGCGAGAATGCGTGTTCAGGAAATGAAAGGGCGACAGGGATTTCTTGTGCGATCCGCGAAAACACATCGTCGGATTCCTCGAACTCCTCTTCGAGAAGGATCTCGGCTGTTCTGAAAAGACAGTTTAACTCTTTTATTCTCGATTTGAGATTTGACGTAGCCCTGACTCTGTCTGAAATATCCCTGTAGATGCCGTAAACCGCTTCCTGCCTTCCTTCAAAGACTATTGGTGCGCCTACGATAGAGACATTGAAAAGAGAGCCGTCTTTTTTTCTTCTGACGGTCTCAATGGAGACACCGGCTCCACTCTCTATTTTTTTTGTTATTGAAAAGGCTTCGGATCTGAGGTCTGGAGGCGCTATAAAATCATCCACGCATTTTCCGAGGATCTCTCCTCTTTCGTATCCGAAAAGCCTCGTGAATTCTTCGTTGATATTCAATACCTGCCCATCGTTGCTTGTCATGATTATGGCTTCGGGAGCGTTTTCAATCAGATTGGAATGAAATGCTTTTTCTCGCATAAGAGATAACTCTGT
Coding sequences within it:
- a CDS encoding glycosyltransferase family 9 protein translates to MRILVINLAAIGDVVLSSVVAKELKKKFPGSTVDYLVQPLCATVIELSPFVNGVHVYDKKNRDKGILRYCKLVKSLRKINYDMSVSVNFAARGAILAFFIHAKLRLGYCRKVNGLFFTHRASGDRKEIKKEGLNQLEILKPLGIITKNTYPYLRAKESDLKTIRKLLGEKENRKRLVFCPASSKNFKNLPIELSAEVIEKLSSEFDIFAVGSEAEICYLENLTSSVKGKVMIFPGTLTLGELAALISFSDVLLSIDTGPLHMAQALNVPTTALFGPTDPRVWGPHGERNEVITAELECSPCSFNRECSENKCMRYLDVMKICRSVLKMAEKS
- a CDS encoding magnesium transporter CorA family protein, yielding MVHNYSFSEGKIVKYIQNPQSALLPQICLYTCPTEAEKHELIEKYKLDEHTLFSIMDPDELARLEIEEDHCAIIYKRPKNYSSDDNYFFKVTSAGIFIFKDFLIIVSADDMAFLESKQFKNIHSVQDAVLKIFEICITHFLEHLRIINMITNELENKVNRSMENKYLINLFTLEKGLVYYLNAINSNSTVLDKLRIYSKKMSFSEENLEYLDDLIIENNQCLKQTEIYSNILTGLLGANASIVSNNLNVLMKNLNAVVLAIMIPSFFAGVGGMSELTELIGRDKWYISYPVFLIIMAVLAVLTYFLVKRTERH
- a CDS encoding VOC family protein; this encodes MDKTRNFYIEIMGMKVWLEQKDCIILRHDNMLIGFCKGTRPFRESLITFFYTEKKEIDEIYEKLKNSAISGLVFNKDYNIYHFYAKDPEERDIEIQYFCHFIDTEFFKSQF
- a CDS encoding PAS domain S-box protein, whose amino-acid sequence is MTGSKKKYVKKVLICTKDAVFFKKLSKILAEQSIHSVLSVSIPRFLKKNDPKIYSASLVDIESGVLNGLENISSASLVSGKAPVVFLIGKKNRTNVKNYISEGCFLCLEKDPFYLENIARSVSVATESSCARPGGSAGRKDFFGMIIDRIPLPVIVSFAPGFKKSRVNRYAEAFSSEKISDIKKVKTSDLINLWPMYFPDGSLSCVSNHPHYRAIKEGVSVENQLMVIKNNDRESWVSVNSSGLFDNESKLLAVMTVFPDITLLKKTELSLMREKAFHSNLIENAPEAIIMTSNDGQVLNINEEFTRLFGYERGEILGKCVDDFIAPPDLRSEAFSITKKIESGAGVSIETVRRKKDGSLFNVSIVGAPIVFEGRQEAVYGIYRDISDRVRATSNLKSRIKELNCLFRTAEILLEEEFEESDDVFSRIAQEIPVALSFPEHAFSQIKLSGKSYSSKPFNDFVHSYSAEIKIKETTAGTVSVFYDESIGLDNQDPFLEEEKAMLKDIASRISSFLVQKQTLEELHVSEEKMSLAVDAAEIGLWDWSFQTGRLEVTERWAQMLGYEKNSVKTDIKFLLGIIHPEDKERVIDLLEKQRSNPEKYFRSDFRLKCASGNWKWVLNCGKIPRDNPNHMVGISIDINEQKRLEEQLLQAQKIEAVGKLAGGVAHDFNNILQAILGYAEFASEMQAKSRDCSKELIEIQNASAKAIELTSRLLAFGRRQVLKPVSLDLNEKIRDLLIMIRRIIGENNRLEFIPGHKLGSIWADPVQIDQVLLNLCINSRDAMPSGGEILIETENVYFDDDYCRTHPWACQGKYVLLSVSDSGIGMNEETSRHAFDPFFTTKEPGKGTGLGLSTVYGIIKQHNAMINLYSELGKGTNFKMYFPIVEQKASEVERILDGPIGGGNERILIAEDDETLRIMLKRMLESAGYTVYAVEDGAQAISNIKENWPRIDLALLDVVMPNMGGKEVYNFIRDNHPHIKTIFSSGYTPNAIHTDFVLHEGLSLVQKPYKREQLLKAIRLVFEKKSDQN